In one window of Zygosaccharomyces rouxii strain CBS732 chromosome E complete sequence DNA:
- a CDS encoding uncharacterized protein (conserved hypothetical protein), producing the protein MTTGYDSIDGGESNATPSTAHRTSVIGALTAGGRSVVYQLTSFYLRTPLKLFRPARFDYLHYLRVVLTGEERKPLHEVEKQQKLKRFRILNPKYMYYLENSSLGILTKALNKYGWKVIPDRILPPLVVNSAAGVILYTTYLSTLTHFAKLRAEKSQLNKPWDIWRSGLLAGAAQALVSSPIDAIYTRSSTSELLSSAQKYDNLWLYGRDKLKEIGLIGCFGGYGITLFKESLGFAVYFTTFELIKGQLCQSLINTIKHYDQLKYTIRNTKLTDILLRRSPQPHEFEKAPMKSMSPQEEKWFQRTFTFGGGVTAAFLLQVVQFPFSKIQKVHLSRLEAFDIYNRTLFKNAEAAPVTTTPPSMKIRVRSPNSRRLHIYYNSYMDTFEHILFIHKNTNSLLKWLYKGFMRNTLAIIPGTTAGLLLLDYMRSSVEETLIQTPLT; encoded by the coding sequence ATGACTACTGGATACGATTCTATTGATGGAGGTGAGTCAAATGCGACTCCGTCAACAGCACATCGGACTTCCGTTATTGGTGCTCTGACAGCCGGTGGTAGATCAGTTGTATACCAATTGACCAGCTTTTATTTGAGAACACCATTGAAACTGTTTCGTCCGGCTAGATTTGACTATTTGCACTATTTGCGTGTTGTATTAACGGGTGAAGAGAGGAAGCCACTACATGAGGTTGAAAAGCAGCAGAAGCTTAAAAGGTTTAGGATTCTAAACCCTAAATATATGTATTATTTGGAGAATTCGAGTTTGGGAATCTTAACCAAGGCTTTGAACAAATACGGTTGGAAAGTTATACCTGAtagaattttaccaccGCTAGTGGTCAATTCAGCTGCTGGTGTCATTCTTTATACTACTTACCTGTCTACACTGACCCACTTCGCCAAATTACGGGCTGAAAAatctcaattgaacaagCCATGGGATATTTGGAGATCAGGCCTCCTAGCCGGTGCAGCCCAAGCATTGGTATCATCACCAATAGACGCCATCTATACCAGATCTAGTACAAGCGAGTTACTATCGAGTGCTCAAAAATATGATAATTTGTGGCTTTATGGTAGAGACAAACTGAAGGAGATAGGGCTCATTGGATGCTTTGGTGGGTATGGTATTACGCTTTTTAAAGAATCGTTAGGGTTTGCAGTTTATTTCACCACATTTGAACTGATAAAGGGTCAGTTATGTCAATCCTTGATTAATACGATAAAGCATTATGATCAATTAAAATACACTATTAGAAATACAAAATTGACGGATATTCTACTCCGTAGATCACCTCAACCTCATGAATTTGAGAAAGCACCCATGAAATCTATGTCACCGCAGGAGGAAAAGTGGTTTCAAAGAACTTTTACCTTTGGAGGTGGTGTCACTGCAGCTTTTCTTTTGCAAGTGGTCCAGTTTCCCTTTAGTAAGATCCAAAAAGTTCATCTGTCAAGATTAGAAGCTTTCGATATCTATAACCGTACACTGTTCAAAAATGCAGAAGCAGCTCCAGTGACCACTACACCTCCTTCCATGAAAATTAGAGTGAGAAGTCCAAATAGCAGAAGATTACACATTTATTACAATTCCTACATGGATACTTTTGAAcatattcttttcattcACAAGAATACGAACTCCTTACTTAAATGGCTTTACAAGGGATTTATGAGAAATACTCTGGCCATTATTCCGGGTACTACTGCAGGTTTACTTCTATTGGATTACATGCGTTCCTCTGTAGAGGAAACTTTAATTCAAACTCCCTTAACGTGA
- the URA3 gene encoding orotidine-5'-phosphate decarboxylase (highly similar to uniprot|P03962 Saccharomyces cerevisiae YEL021W URA3 orotidine-5'-phosphate decarboxylase) has translation MSHLTYQERAARHPSPVATRLLNLMHEKQTNLCASLDVNTTAELLHLLDVLGPHICLVKTHVDILSDFSIEGTVKPLKELAAKHNFLIFEDRKFADIGNTVKLQYKSGVYQIAQWADITNAHGVTGPGIVQGLKQAAQETTQEPRGLLMLAELSSKGSLAHGEYTTGTVDIAKSDKEFVIGFIAQRDMGGRDEGYDWLIMTPGVGLDDKGDSLGQQYRTVDDVVSTGSDIIIVGRGLFAKGRDPSVEGERYRKAGWQAYLKRCNK, from the coding sequence ATGAGCCATCTCACTTATCAAGAAAGGGCTGCTAGACATCCTAGTCCAGTTGCAACTAGGTTGCTGAATTTGATGCATGAGAAGCAGACCAATCTCTGTGCATCTCTTGATGTCAACACAACTGCTGAATTGTTACACCTACTAGATGTTCTAGGTCCCCACATCTGTCTAGTGAAGACTCATGTGGATATTCTTTCAGATTTCTCGATAGAAGGTACAGTTAAGCCTTTGAAAGAGTTAGCTGCCAAGCACAATTTCctaatctttgaagataGAAAATTCGCTGATATTGGTAATACTGTTAAATTGCAGTACAAATCAGGAGTTTACCAAATTGCACAATGGGCTGACATTACCAATGCCCATGGTGTTACCGGTCCTGGTATTGTGCAAGGTCTTAAACAAGCGGCACAAGAGACTACACAGGAACCTCGTGGTCTTCTAATGCTTGCAGAATTGTCCTCTAAAGGATCGTTAGCACATGGTGAATATACTACGGGTACAGTGGATATCGCCAAGAgtgataaagaatttgtgATTGGATTTATCGCTCAAAGAGATATGGGGGGTAGAGATGAAGGTTACGATTGGCTCATAATGACGCCTGGTGTTGGCCTTGACGACAAAGGTGATTCATTGGGTCAACAGTACCGTACTGTCGATGACGTAGTATCCACCGGATCCGATATAATCATCGTTGGTAGAGGTTTATTCGCCAAGGGTCGTGATCCAAGTGTTGAAGGTGAACGTTACAGAAAAGCAGGATGGCAAGCGTATTTAAAGAGATGCAATAAATAA
- the TIM9 gene encoding protein transporter TIM9 (highly similar to uniprot|O74700 Saccharomyces cerevisiae YEL020W-A TIM9 Mitochondrial intermembrane space protein mediating import and insertion of polytopic inner membrane proteins): MDSLNPREQQEFTRLIEQKQMKDFMRLYSNLVERCFSDCVNDFTSNKLTSREQTCITRCSEKFLKHSERVGLRFQEQNAAMGQGLGR, encoded by the coding sequence ATGGATTCCTTAAACCCTAGagaacaacaagaatttaCTAGGCTCATTGAGCAAAAACAAATGAAAGACTTTATGCGTCTTTACTCCAATTTGGTGGAAAGATGCTTTAGTGACTGTGTTAACGATTTTACCTCCAACAAATTGACTAGTAGGGAACAGACTTGTATCACTAGATGctctgaaaaattcttaaaACACAGTGAACGTGTTGGGTTACGTTTCCAAGAACAGAATGCTGCAATGGGTCAAGGTCTTGGTCGCTAA
- a CDS encoding uncharacterized protein (similar to uniprot|P25351 Saccharomyces cerevisiae YCR023C Hypothetical ORF), protein MAPKLTFREQMDGFPWTQLLVVSLVRFSEPIAFTSLFPYVYFMVRDFHIAPNDAEVSKYSGYLSSCFALCQVVSAYHWGHFSDIYGRKCALSLGLIGTCTSLMVLGFSKNFYMALLARCMMGLLNGNVGVLRTMIGEIATERKHQALAFSTMPLLFQFGSVVGPMVGGFLVFKQSHGENIPNFFPHWLRGLVHRYPYLLPNIVVSIFLMVGLFNAILFLEETHPDLKYRRDYGVELGDFIKLHIFGIQPVSRPWNHLQLDTHNDDNPIIGDDSSVIHSDQDTTTEAVDHDTAPLIPSSGDSSDSEESIRSFGPILTRRQSVGLIREYSLHEPTDIPDADLELAFDGCKEDSIYHHVFHTSVFYPISVNFIMSLHLIVYNEFLPVFLAYDLAQDDKGNLLSKFPWKISGGIGYSPDQTGALLSSTGIFGCFVVIFIFPVVDRSFDCLTIFRTLVKLYPIMYLMVPYVIFLQQDHIPRWCTIVYLYLITGTKTLCGALTSPQIMLLIHNCSPLSCRAVINGATISISALARFVGPLAWGYIMSWSQEFDVAWLSWWSLGLISLIALFQSYKIDPIDEEDEEPGAASIEEARPHSRPSLSSFSNHRRPSELNNS, encoded by the coding sequence ATGGCTCCTAAGCTTACCTTCAGGGAGCAGATGGACGGGTTCCCCTGGACCCAACTGCTAGTTGTGTCTCTGGTGAGATTTAGTGAACCTATAGCGTTTACATCGTTATTCCCGTATGTGTATTTCATGGTTAGAGACTTCCATATTGCCCCCAACGATGCTgaagtttcaaaatattctGGTTACTTATCATCGTGTTTTGCTCTATGCCAAGTGGTCTCAGCTTACCATTGGGGCCATTTTTCGGATATCTATGGGCGTAAATGTGCACTAAGTTTGGGGTTGATTGGTACCTGTACATCGTTAATGGTTCTTGGATTTTCCAAGAACTTTTATATGGCACTTCTAGCTAGATGTATGATGGGTCTTTTGAATGGTAATGTTGGTGTACTGCGAACAATGATTGGTGAAATTGCTACTGAAAGGAAACATCAAGCTTTAGCTTTTAGTACAATGCCACttttatttcaatttggatCCGTAGTGGGACCAATGGTCGGTGGGTTCTTGGTCTTTAAACAGTCTCATGGTGAGAATATTCCAAACTTCTTTCCCCATTGGCTTAGAGGATTAGTTCATAGATATCCATATCTTTTGCCTAACATCGTGGTATCCATTTTCCTCATGGTAGGGCTTTTTAATGCCATTCTTTTTCTAGAAGAGACACACCCTGATTTAAAATACAGAAGAGATTATGGGGTGGAATTGGGAGATTTTATTAAACTGCATATATTTGGTATACAACCGGTATCCAGACCATGGAATCATCTACAATTAGATACTcataatgatgataatcCTATTATTGGTGATGATTCATCGGTTATCCATTCAGATCAAGACACGACTACAGAAGCTGTGGATCATGACACTGCACCTTTGATTCCATCAAGTGGTGATTCTTCCGACTCAGAGGAAAGTATTAGATCATTCGGCCCTATTTTAACCCGTAGACAAAGTGTGGGGCTCATTAGAGAATATTCGTTACACGAACCAACAGATATTCCAGATGCAGATTTAGAGTTAGCTTTTGATGGTTGTAAAGAGGATAGTATTTACCATCATGTTTTCCACACATCAGTTTTCTATCCAATATCGGTTAATTTTATCATGTCGTTGCACTTGATTGTTTATAACGAATTCTTACCAGTTTTCCTAGCATACGATTTGGCTCAAGATGACAAGGGTAATCTATTGTCCAAGTTCccatggaaaatttcaggTGGGATTGGGTATTCTCCAGATCAAACAGGTGCCCTTTTATCATCAACCGGTATATTTGGATGCTTTGTGGTCATATTCATTTTCCCTGTTGTCGATCGTAGTTTTGACTGCTTAACGATTTTCAGAACTTTGGTTAAACTGTACCCAATAATGTATTTGATGGTACCATATGTGATCTTTTTACAACAGGACCACATCCCACGTTGGTGTACCATTGTCTACTTATATTTGATAACAGGTACAAAGACTCTATGTGGTGCGTTAACTTCCCCACAAATTATGCTTCTGATCCACAACTGTAGTCCGTTAAGTTGCAGAGCTGTAATAAACGGTGCAACAATTAGTATATCTGCATTAGCTCGATTTGTGGGGCCACTAGCTTGGGGGTATATTATGTCATGGTCTCAAGAATTTGATGTTGCTTGGCTTTCATGGTGGTCATTAGGGTTGATCAGTTTAATCGCCCTTTTCCAATCCTATAAGATTGATcccattgatgaagaggatgaagagcCGGGCGCAGCATCAATAGAAGAGGCAAGACCACATTCAAGGCCCAGTTTAAGCAGTTTTAGCAACCATCGCAGACCTTCAGAATTAAACAATAGTTAA
- the PXP1 gene encoding putative indolepyruvate decarboxylase family protein (similar to uniprot|P39994 Saccharomyces cerevisiae YEL020C Hypothetical ORF), producing the protein MQFQDYFTRVLQNYGVDTVFGIVGIPIVELADTMIEHGIKFIACRNEQSASYAASAYGYLTGKPGVLLVVGGPGIIHALAGIYNSMSNKWPLLVLAGSSEAQHRGGFQELDQVSLLKPYVKFSGQLNSSNIDVLTYDALRLVQYTTAGATYLDIPGNLIGSTVKKDSLPPVKNIYVPKSSPDPSAVQEVTDLIRKNPENVLVVVGKGAVHASQEIRQFVDRFQLPFLPTPMGKGVVPDSHPLNVSSARSRALQEAKVVLVLGARLNWILHFASAPKWNPDALFIQVDSDTTTLGHNNFKSQHLSLWGDIGLTVRLITASLGDYHSQGLSPSLQSNIARNAAKLKSQESQQVSSRLNYNVVYAHLRPLINDESTIIVSEGANTMDKARVSFPTDYPLQRLDAGTNATMGVGMGYALAAKVSNPDKTVLVIQGDSAFGFSAMDIETATRSGLALIVIVMNNGGIYHGQNPTSSPSSSPSPLPSTALTEECRYDLVAKGLGAHGYLVQTLNDLRESFVKAQEHAKKGQSTLLNVVLEPGEQKKISFGWQVRL; encoded by the coding sequence ATGCAGTTTCAAGACTATTTTACCAGGGTATTACAAAATTATGGTGTTGATACCGTCTTTGGTATCGTCGGTATACCGATAGTTGAACTTGCGGATACTATGATCGAACATGGCATAAAATTCATAGCATGTAGAAATGAACAATCTGCGAGTTACGCAGCATCTGCGTATGGCTATCTAACTGGTAAGCCTGGTGTTTTACTAGTTGTTGGTGGTCCTGGCATCATTCATGCTCTAGCGGGTATTTACAATTCCATGAGTAACAAATGGCCCTTATTGGTTCTAGCAGGTAGCAGCGAAGCCCAACATAGAGGTggtttccaagaattagaTCAAGTTAGTCTTTTAAAACCATATGTGAAGTTCTCAGGTCAATTGAACTCATCAAATATTGACGTTTTAACTTACGATGCCTTAAGGTTAGTACAATATACAACGGCAGGCGCAACTTATTTGGATATTCCTGGAAATTTAATTGGTTCTACTGTGAAAAAGGACTCTTTACCACCCGTAAAAAACATTTATGTGCCCAAGAGCTCACCAGATCCATCAGCTGTACAAGAGGTTACTGATTTAATTCGTAAGAACCCTGAAAATGTACTAGTAGTAGTAGGGAAAGGTGCTGTGCATGCTAGCCAAGAGATTCGTCAATTTGTGGATCGATTCCAACTACCTTTTTTACCCACGCCAATGGGTAAAGGTGTGGTACCCGATTCTCATCCTTTGAATGTATCATCTGCAAGATCCAGAGCCCTTCAGGAGGCAAAAGTAGTACTAGTACTAGGCGCTAGGCTCAATTGGATCTTACATTTTGCATCGGCACCCAAATGGAATCCTGATGCTCTTTTCATCCAAGTCGACTCTGATACCACGACTTTAGGTCataacaatttcaaatctcaACATTTGTCACTCTGGGGGGATATAGGACTCACAGTACGCTTAATAACCGCTTCCTTAGGTGATTACCACTCCCAGGGACTTTCTCCATCTTTACAATCCAATATTGCTCGTAATGCCGCTAAACTAAAATCACAAGAATCACAACAGGTTTCCTCTAGATTAAACTATAACGTCGTCTACGCCCATCTAAGACCTTtaattaatgatgaatCCACGATCATAGTCTCGGAAGGTGCTAATACTATGGACAAGGCTAGAGTATCTTTCCCTACTGATTACCCTCTACAAAGACTTGATGCAGGTACAAATGCTACTATGGGTGTTGGAATGGGGTATGCACTTGCTGCGAAAGTATCAAATCCCGATAAAACTGTGCTTGTAATCCAAGGTGATTCCgcatttggattttctgCCATGGATATCGAAACAGCTACGAGAAGTGGTCTTGCACTCATTGTAATTGTAATGAACAACGGTGGTATTTACCATGGGCAAAATCCAACATCTTCTCCTTCCTCTTCACCGTCACCATTGCCTTCTACAGCTCTCACTGAAGAATGTCGTTATGACCTCGTCGCTAAAGGTCTCGGTGCCCATGGATACCTAGTGCAAACGTTAAATGACCTACGAGAATCGTTCGTCAAGGCTCAAGAGCATGCCAAGAAGGGACAATCAACCTTGCTCAACGTGGTACTGGAACCAGGTGAACAGAAAAAAATCTCTTTTGGCTGGCAAGTTCGTCTATGA
- the SLM5 gene encoding asparagine--tRNA ligase SLM5 (similar to uniprot|P25345 Saccharomyces cerevisiae YCR024C SLM5 Mitochondrial asparaginyl-tRNA synthetase), whose translation MFRGYHTIRALYDSGPQKFVDVNGWIQSIRQLKRIAFIDLRDGTSTKSLKIAVPLCDQSLIESVKNLKTGQCVSISQAQWVPTPQREQPFELKVGDALKDIQILGNVTSQYPLQKKSHSLSFLRTLPHLKHRSNYLGSLLRFRSHVENTFIQFFAQNEFTKVTPPLITSSDCEGGGELFKVDGSNDYFGRSAYLTVSAQLHLEALSLALNRCYTLSPSFRAEKSDTNRHLCEFWMLEAEWCFVRDVNELTHFTQNLLKSVIKSCYDNRNELIPQIIPQESDQVSTIIQRWENLLKNDNWPSITYTEAIKILREQHSNVKPFPNYEPQWGLALQSEHEKWLAGEYFQSPVFVTDYPKDCKAFYMKHNDDGQTVACFDLLVPGMGEIVGGSVREDDYIKLVTEMDRRQMNHNGDLDWYAALRQEGSAPHGGFGLGVERLVSYLYGNHNIRDAIPFHRAATGTIEL comes from the coding sequence ATGTTTAGAGGTTACCATACGATTAGGGCGTTGTACGACTCAGGTCCCCAAAAGTTTGTTGACGTCAACGGTTGGATTCAATCGATCAGAcagttgaaaagaatagCGTTTATAGATCTTCGAGATGGTACTTCAACTAAGTCCTTAAAGATAGCTGTACCATTATGTGATCAATCATTAATAGAATCCGTTAAAAACTTGAAAACAGGTCAATGTGTTTCTATTTCTCAAGCTCAGTGGGTGCCTACACCTCAAAGAGAACAACCTTTTGAATTAAAAGTGGGAGATGCGCTAAAGGATATTCAAATCCTAGGTAACGTTACATCACAATACCCGTTACAAAAAAAGTCTCATAGTTTGTCATTCTTGAGGACACTACCACATTTAAAGCATAGATCAAATTATTTGGGTTCATTGCTGAGATTTAGATCTCATGTGGAAAATAcatttatccaattctttgccCAAAACGAATTTACCAAAGTGACACCACCACTCATTACATCAAGTGATTGcgaaggtggtggtgaacTGTTTAAAGTTGATGGATCTAACGACTACTTCGGTAGATCAGCTTATTTAACGGTTTCCGCGCAATTACATTTGGAAGCACTGTCACTAGCCCTAAACCGATGTTATACATTATCTCCAAGCTTTAGAGCTGAGAAAAGTGATACTAATCGTCATTTATGCGAGTTTTGGATGCTAGAGGCAGAATGGTGTTTTGTCAGAGATGTTAACGAATTAACACATTTTACccaaaatttgttgaaatctGTGATTAAGTCATGTTATGACAATAGAAACGAATTAATACCACAAATTATTCCTCAAGAATCTGACCAAGTTTCCACCATTATACAGAGATGGGAAAATCTACTCAAAAATGATAACTGGCCATCAATCACCTACACTGAAGCCATTAAAATATTAAGAGAACAACATTCAAACGTCAAACCTTTCCCCAATTACGAACCACAGTGGGGGTTAGCATTACAGAGTGaacatgaaaaatggtTAGCTGGTGAATATTTCCAGTCACCTGTATTTGTTACCGATTATCCAAAGGATTGCAAAGCATTCTACATGAAGCATAACGACGATGGCCAAACCGTGGCATGCTTCGATTTATTAGTGCCTGGAATGGGTGAAATTGTGGGCGGTAGTGTGAGAGAAGATGACTACATTAAATTAGTAACAGAGATGGATCGTAGGCAGATGAATCACAATGGTGATTTGGACTGGTACGCTGCCTTGAGACAAGAAGGTTCAGCTCCACATGGTGGGTTTGGTTTGGGTGTGGAAAGATTGGTATCGTACTTGTACGGAAATCACAACATTAGGGATGCCATTCCATTCCACAGGGCTGCTACTGGTACTATTGAACTTTAA
- the MMS21 gene encoding SUMO ligase MMS21 (similar to uniprot|P38632 Saccharomyces cerevisiae YEL019C MMS21 Protein involved in DNA repair mutants are sensitive to the alkylating agent methyl methanesulfonate and show increased spontaneous mutation and mitotic recombination): MISSAPLHLRCKEFHSLKVVEIDGFLQNSKKQLIRSLEQVVRDSDPNELDSLIKDICQNYEELRTNEESSIKLQRQVSEAKQQYKQSSESLAPLTIETWDQYSQEPAPSLKDFISQDVEVQLPLTQEDRILRALPHIWQDPQCLLPDDTDGDDLQIRGGRIELICPITCKPFENPMISKKCGHVFDNSGLNNYFESYPSRDCPQGACLQKLTLRDFKVDELMKLRCLLHLKKVRQEETNLDVL; this comes from the coding sequence ATGATAAGTTCAGCACCTCTACATCTACGTTGTAAAGAATTCCACAGTTTGAAAGTCGTGGAAATCGATGGctttttacaaaattcgAAGAAACAGTTGATTCGAAGTTTAGAACAAGTTGTTAGAGATTCTGATCCAAATGAACTGGATTCATTGATTAAAGACATTTGTCAAAATTACGAAGAATTACGAACTAATGAAGAAAGTAGCATAAAATTGCAGCGACAAGTATCAGAAGCTAAACAACAGTACAAACAATCCTCGGAATCATTAGCACCGCTCACTATTGAGACTTGGGATCAGTACTCTCAAGAGCCTGCACCTTCACTTAAGGATTTCATATCACAAGATGTTGAAGTACAACTGCCACTCACACAAGAGGATAGAATATTAAGAGCATTGCCGCACATCTGGCAAGATCCTCAATGTTTACTACCTGATGATACcgatggtgatgatttaCAAATTAGAGGTGgtagaattgaattaattTGCCCGATTACTTGTAAACCGTTTGAGAATCCAATGATCTCTAAAAAATGTGGTCACGTATTCGATAATTCAGGTTTAAACAACTATTTCGAAAGTTACCCATCAAGAGATTGTCCACAAGGTGCTTGTTTGCAAAAATTGACTCTTAGAGATTTCAAAGTTGACGaactgatgaaattgagaTGTCTTCTACATCTGAAAAAAGTACGTCAAGAAGAAACTAACTTGGACGTTTTGTAA
- the EAF5 gene encoding Eaf5p (similar to uniprot|P39995 Saccharomyces cerevisiae YEL018W) — MIPQVSELVVLQTIYLLLQNGESVRVSLVKLTNEIRNSVLVRQLSTGEPPLDINDILSIVKRVLPNQRISLVDGQLSFPHLQLNELKQEIQSRRQSLQSSQLQVIKQLEEQILHPRKVDPKREKLLQLYRDTVLNKLNKSHTLDQLYTQVPQDTNVTKLHIALDNIKNDTPASVHELQLTLQLAICNAKACTRTGSKQWQLCTQAQIDLDETVQFMRRALE, encoded by the coding sequence ATGATACCACAGGTTAGTGAATTAGTTGTACTTCAAACGATCTACTTATTGTTACAGAACGGTGAAAGTGTCAGAGTTTCACTTGTTAAACTGACTAATGAGATAAGAAACAGCGTTTTAGTGAGACAGTTGTCAACGGGTGAACCACCACTCGACATTAACGATATTTTATCAATCGTGAAAAGAGTGCTaccaaatcaaagaatctcATTAGTAGATGGTCAGTTAAGTTTCCCACACTTACAACTAAATGAGCTAAAACAAGAAATCCAATCGAGACGACAGTCGTTACAGAGTTCTCAATTACAAGTTATCAAACAGTTAGAAGAACAGATTTTACACCCACGTAAAGTGGATCCCAAGAGAGAGAAATTACTCCAGTTATACAGAGATACAGTCTTGAACAAGCTGAACAAATCGCATACTCTGGATCAACTCTACACACAAGTACCGCAGGATACAAACGTCACAAAATTGCATATCGCCCTTGATAATATAAAGAACGACACACCAGCGAGTGTCCATGAGCTGCAATTGACGCTACAGCTTGCCATCTGCAACGCAAAGGCGTGCACAAGAACCGGTTCCAAGCAGTGGCAGCTATGTACACAGGCACAGATAGACCTAGACGAAACTGTTCAATTCATGAGAAGGGCATTAGAATAG
- a CDS encoding uncharacterized protein (no similarity) → MAKCLVRGPPDSCKYKEVCIDPQYCAVAATIQPRYTCDTHDYNTVQYGTMPFFSKLRSNKPEEKKYISVEEFHKRNKEYEEAHEKRKNSVSEGYKDWSRDTPTSSSATNGSGGWNTPWL, encoded by the coding sequence ATGGCTAAGTGTTTAGTCAGGGGCCCCCCAGACTCTTGTAAGTATAAAGAGGTTTGTATAGACCCGCAATACTGTGCGGTAGCCGCCACTATACAGCCTCGATACACCTGCGATACTCACGACTACAATACGGTGCAATACGGTACAATGCCATTTTTTAGTAAATTGAGATCCAACAAAcctgaagaaaagaagtatATATCAGTAGAGGAGTTCCATAAGCGCAATAAGGAGTACGAGGAAGCTCATGAAAAGCGTAAGAACAGCGTGAGCGAAGGCTACAAGGACTGGTCGCGCGATACACCTACCTCGAGCTCGGCTACAAACGGCTCTGGTGGTTGGAACACACCGTGGTTGTAA